Proteins co-encoded in one Quercus robur chromosome 8, dhQueRobu3.1, whole genome shotgun sequence genomic window:
- the LOC126697913 gene encoding uncharacterized protein LOC126697913, whose amino-acid sequence MEVAVVGGSTRQILGVYPGKCMELRWVSRNIRSKAKGDKEKRVSVKNKKEKVPIYVSTNPSHINSEELRDLYSACNHSCHRFPKYLDCDNDVVEAVDIHKLRTALSHSSLVVSVFCKPTDVLLFTTKSSSEINTTSNENIQIQIQGLGLGLKDLFQQLMPVTPFNAQLVGFGRAVSDFGLTASIYDVMVIPSLRGMGIGRMILKRIVRMLASRDIYDIAAVCSEKERMFFKACGFGDDILGSTTMMYSRKVSTYDEGDQLVIRAGRKLLLAPALKETSASLKAKNS is encoded by the exons GGAATTAAGATGGGTAAGCAGAAATATTAGAAGCAAAGCCAAAGGGGACAAGGAAAAGAGAGTGTCggtaaagaataaaaaagaaaaagtgccAATATACGTATCCACAAACCCATCCCACATAAATTCCGAGGAGCTGAGAGACCTCTATAGTGCCTGCAATCACTCTTGCCACCGATTCCCTAAGTATCTGGACTGTGATAATGATGTTGTGGAAGCGGTCGATATTCACAAGCTCCGCACTGCTCTCTCCCACAGCTCTCTCGTCGTCTCCGTCTTCTGCAAACCCACtgatgttttattatttacCACTAAATCTTCATCAGAGATTAATACTACTAGTAATGAGAATATTCAGATTCAGATTCAGGGTCTGGGTCTGGGTCTTAAAGATTTGTTCCAGCAACTCATGCCTGTCACGCCATTCAACGCCCAGTTGGTGGGTTTTGGCCGCGCCGTTTCCGATTTTGGATTGACTGCTTCCATCTACGATGTCATG GTTATCCCTTCATTACGAGGAATGGGAATAGGCAGAATGATTCTTAAAAGAATTGTAAG GATGCTTGCAAGTAGAGACATATATGACATAGCAGCGGTTTGCTCAGAGAAAGAGAG GATGTTTTTCAAAGCATGTGGATTTGGAGATGACATTTTGGGCTCCACTACAATGATGTATTCAAGGAAGGTTTCAACTTATGATGAAGGCGATCAACTAGTTATACGTGCAGGTCGAAAGCTCCTGTTAGCTCCAGCGCTTAAAGAAACCTCTGCATCTCTGAAGGCTAAGAATTCATGA